One stretch of Hydrogenovibrio kuenenii DSM 12350 DNA includes these proteins:
- a CDS encoding DUF2607 family protein: MNQSLFNLSTLRRAAQSAWHSSRMASRIALLLALFLFAKTAGLIHDEVHPFHHHTEQCDIYQAMAHHTGNTVAELEVAISAPEYTLHDTVVVSQRTPSTYPAFWGRAPPSFV; encoded by the coding sequence ATGAATCAGTCACTCTTTAATCTTTCAACGTTACGCCGAGCCGCTCAGTCTGCTTGGCACTCCAGTCGCATGGCTTCGCGCATAGCGTTACTGCTGGCGTTGTTTCTGTTCGCCAAAACGGCAGGATTGATTCATGATGAGGTTCATCCTTTTCACCATCACACGGAACAGTGTGATATTTACCAAGCGATGGCGCATCACACCGGTAATACGGTTGCCGAGCTTGAGGTCGCGATTTCTGCGCCCGAATATACACTTCATGATACGGTTGTCGTTTCTCAACGTACCCCCTCTACTTACCCTGCTTTTTGGGGGCGTGCACCACCTAGTTTTGTCTGA
- the pgm gene encoding phosphoglucomutase (alpha-D-glucose-1,6-bisphosphate-dependent), translated as MPISPLAGKPAPDDILENIPLLVSDYYTLTPNADNPDHAVSFGTSGHRGCSSKCTFNENHIAAISQAIVEYRASQGINGPLYIGMDTHALSEAAHATAIEVFAGNGVNVIIQDNGRYTPTPVVSHAILTHNHGKTDGLADGVIITPSHNPPQDGGFKYNPPHGGPADSDATNVIQNRANDIIRNGMSDVKRMTLSDALESKFVTKADLIMPYVKDLDKVVNMQAIKDAGLKLGIDPLGGAAIHYWQPIADYYGLNLEIVNHKIDPTFSFMSVDKDGKIRMDCSSPYAMASLIKLKDNYDIAFGNDPDVDRHGIVTPSAGLMNPNHYLAVAIQYLCTHRPQWSDDVKIGKTLVSSSMIDRVVHSLGKNLSEVPVGFKWFVDGLVTGEYAFGGEESAGASFLRLDGSTWSTDKDGIIMNLLAAEITAVTGKDPGVLYQELTEQFGNPIYTRIDAPANRQEKAILSNLSPEMVKASELAGEKITDKLTHASGNGAAIGGLKITTENGWFAARPSGTEDIYKIYAESFKDQTHLEAIIEEAKAIVAEALK; from the coding sequence ATGCCGATTTCACCACTTGCCGGAAAACCCGCTCCAGATGATATTCTTGAAAATATTCCCCTATTGGTTTCAGATTATTACACCCTAACACCAAATGCCGACAATCCGGATCATGCTGTCAGTTTTGGTACTTCCGGTCACCGTGGCTGTTCGAGCAAATGCACCTTTAACGAAAACCACATCGCCGCCATTTCCCAGGCGATTGTCGAATATCGTGCTTCGCAAGGCATCAACGGACCACTTTATATCGGCATGGATACCCACGCGCTTTCCGAAGCCGCACACGCAACCGCCATTGAAGTGTTTGCAGGAAACGGTGTGAACGTCATCATTCAAGACAATGGCCGCTATACGCCAACCCCTGTCGTTTCCCATGCCATTTTGACGCATAATCATGGCAAAACAGACGGTCTAGCGGATGGCGTCATCATCACCCCATCCCACAACCCACCGCAAGACGGTGGCTTTAAATACAACCCGCCACACGGTGGCCCAGCCGACTCGGATGCCACCAATGTCATTCAGAACCGTGCTAACGACATCATTCGCAACGGCATGTCAGACGTGAAACGCATGACATTAAGCGACGCTCTGGAATCTAAATTTGTCACCAAAGCAGATTTGATTATGCCTTACGTCAAAGACCTAGATAAAGTCGTCAATATGCAGGCCATTAAAGATGCTGGTCTGAAACTAGGCATTGACCCATTGGGCGGTGCAGCAATTCATTATTGGCAACCTATTGCTGATTACTACGGTTTGAACCTTGAAATCGTAAACCACAAAATCGACCCGACCTTCTCGTTTATGAGTGTGGATAAAGATGGCAAAATCCGTATGGACTGTTCATCTCCTTATGCAATGGCAAGCCTCATCAAACTGAAAGACAACTACGACATCGCTTTCGGTAACGACCCGGATGTCGATCGCCACGGTATCGTCACGCCTTCTGCCGGTTTAATGAACCCAAACCATTATTTGGCTGTTGCTATCCAATACCTATGCACGCATCGCCCACAATGGTCGGATGACGTTAAAATCGGTAAAACACTGGTTTCCAGTTCAATGATTGACCGAGTGGTTCATTCTCTTGGCAAAAACCTGTCTGAAGTGCCTGTCGGCTTCAAATGGTTTGTGGATGGGTTGGTGACGGGCGAATATGCGTTCGGTGGTGAAGAATCCGCAGGCGCTTCCTTCTTGCGTTTAGATGGTTCCACGTGGAGCACTGACAAAGACGGCATTATTATGAATTTATTGGCGGCGGAAATCACTGCCGTCACGGGTAAAGATCCTGGTGTTCTTTATCAAGAACTTACCGAGCAATTCGGCAACCCAATCTACACCCGTATTGACGCACCAGCAAATCGTCAGGAAAAAGCGATTCTCAGTAATCTTTCACCAGAAATGGTCAAAGCCAGTGAACTTGCCGGTGAAAAAATTACCGACAAACTCACCCATGCCTCAGGCAATGGTGCTGCCATTGGCGGGCTGAAAATCACCACCGAAAACGGCTGGTTTGCCGCACGCCCATCCGGCACCGAAGATATCTACAAAATCTACGCAGAAAGCTTTAAAGATCAAACTCATCTAGAAGCCATTATCGAAGAAGCGAAAGCCATTGTTGCCGAAGCTTTAAAATAA
- a CDS encoding VOC family protein: MPTKQHGKLNYVEYPAHDLEATKTFFHTVFDWKFTDFGIDYCAFTSEEINGGFYRSKLTSTQAAGSALLIFYSENLEKSLAKIESNGAQINKPIFSFPGGRRFHFIEPSGNEFAVWSDR, encoded by the coding sequence ATGCCAACGAAACAACACGGAAAACTTAATTACGTTGAATACCCAGCCCATGATCTTGAAGCAACCAAAACCTTCTTCCATACAGTATTCGACTGGAAATTTACCGACTTCGGTATCGACTATTGCGCCTTCACCAGTGAAGAAATTAATGGTGGATTTTACCGCTCCAAACTGACCAGCACACAAGCTGCTGGTAGCGCTTTATTGATTTTTTACAGCGAAAATCTCGAAAAATCGCTCGCCAAAATAGAAAGCAACGGTGCGCAAATCAACAAACCGATCTTTTCTTTCCCAGGCGGCAGACGTTTTCACTTTATCGAACCGAGTGGTAATGAATTTGCCGTTTGGAGCGACCGTTAA
- a CDS encoding protein adenylyltransferase SelO, with protein MMVMTLLKPDNTVEQQSKPRLEQDYVQLPKSYFSHIDPEAMDNARLVSVNRALMKQLNCDLNDDDLLDLLSGHLQRVDANPLAQKYVGHQFGVYNPDLGDGRGMLLGQWRDSHAQAWDFHLKGAGRTPYSRRGDGRAVLRSTIREYLASEALFGLGVPTTRGLAIATSDEAVRREVMEPRATLIRVSHTHIRFGHFQFAASKGAAHMETLLNFVVQKHYPEHEQDSLEQKAWAVLYQACIKTAKLLAKWQTVGFNHGVMNTDNMSIIGETFDFGPFAFFDDFKIDFICNHSDYEGRYAYNQQAQIALWNCKVLASCFEGLLTEEQAQQAMDDFVQTYNRAYLEDMNQKLGLASVQTGDKELIGDLLVLMDQFQVDYSLFFRRLAKWQTDNESELFELIHPDKLPTGFQQWFEKFQARVEQESVEMSSWRERILKANPSIVLRNYIAQQIIEKAEKGDYKMLNEWLVALQNPFDDHPSLADFQQPPRPYQKGMQLSCSS; from the coding sequence ATGATGGTCATGACTCTTTTGAAACCAGATAACACAGTTGAACAGCAATCTAAGCCTCGGTTAGAACAGGATTACGTGCAGTTACCGAAAAGTTATTTCTCGCATATTGATCCAGAAGCGATGGATAACGCTCGTTTGGTTTCGGTCAATCGGGCTCTAATGAAACAACTTAATTGCGACTTGAATGACGATGATTTACTCGATTTGCTATCGGGTCATTTACAACGGGTGGATGCTAACCCTCTCGCGCAAAAATATGTGGGGCATCAGTTTGGGGTTTATAACCCAGATTTAGGCGATGGACGAGGTATGTTGTTAGGTCAGTGGCGAGATAGTCACGCGCAAGCATGGGATTTTCATTTAAAAGGCGCAGGGCGCACGCCTTATTCGAGAAGAGGGGATGGGCGTGCCGTTTTGCGTTCTACTATTCGGGAATATCTTGCTTCGGAAGCCTTGTTTGGGTTGGGAGTACCGACTACGCGTGGCTTGGCAATAGCCACCTCTGATGAAGCAGTTCGCCGTGAGGTGATGGAGCCGCGTGCGACCTTAATCCGTGTATCTCACACTCATATTCGTTTTGGGCATTTTCAGTTTGCAGCTTCTAAAGGGGCGGCACATATGGAAACTCTGCTGAACTTTGTTGTGCAAAAACATTATCCCGAACACGAACAAGATTCCTTGGAACAAAAGGCTTGGGCTGTTTTGTACCAAGCCTGTATTAAGACAGCCAAGCTTTTGGCAAAATGGCAAACTGTCGGCTTCAACCATGGTGTGATGAATACCGACAATATGTCCATTATTGGGGAAACCTTTGATTTCGGGCCTTTTGCCTTTTTTGATGATTTTAAAATCGACTTCATTTGTAACCATTCCGACTATGAAGGACGTTACGCCTACAACCAACAAGCGCAAATCGCGCTGTGGAATTGCAAGGTGTTGGCGAGTTGTTTTGAAGGACTGCTAACCGAAGAACAAGCTCAGCAAGCGATGGATGATTTTGTGCAGACATACAATCGGGCATATTTAGAAGACATGAATCAAAAACTCGGTTTGGCGAGTGTGCAAACGGGCGACAAGGAATTGATCGGTGATTTATTGGTATTGATGGATCAGTTCCAGGTGGATTACAGTTTATTTTTCCGTCGTTTGGCAAAATGGCAAACGGATAATGAGAGCGAATTGTTTGAATTGATCCATCCAGATAAATTGCCGACTGGATTCCAGCAATGGTTTGAAAAGTTTCAAGCAAGAGTCGAGCAAGAAAGCGTTGAAATGTCCTCTTGGCGTGAACGGATTCTAAAAGCCAATCCTTCGATTGTGTTGCGTAACTACATAGCCCAGCAGATTATCGAAAAAGCCGAAAAAGGCGATTATAAAATGTTGAACGAGTGGTTGGTTGCGCTACAAAATCCGTTTGACGACCACCCCAGCCTGGCAGATTTTCAACAACCGCCACGCCCTTATCAAAAGGGCATGCAGTTGAGTTGTTCATCTTGA
- a CDS encoding peroxiredoxin, with protein sequence MLKTGDQAPSFSSQNQKGDTLSLADFSGKTLVLYFYPKDDTPGCTIEANDFTALAEDFAAANTVVLGVSKDDCASHQAFIDKFGLTVDLLADTSGELCEAYGVWQLKEKNGVSKMGIVRSTFIIDGEGKLVSVEYGVNPEGHAQAVLDKVK encoded by the coding sequence ATGTTAAAAACAGGCGACCAAGCACCTTCTTTTTCCAGCCAAAACCAAAAAGGCGATACGCTATCTTTAGCGGACTTTTCCGGTAAAACGTTGGTTTTGTATTTTTACCCAAAAGACGACACACCCGGCTGCACCATTGAAGCAAATGACTTTACTGCTCTGGCAGAAGATTTCGCTGCAGCCAATACCGTTGTTTTAGGAGTGAGTAAAGATGATTGTGCCAGCCACCAGGCTTTTATCGACAAGTTTGGTTTAACGGTTGATTTACTTGCCGATACTTCAGGTGAGCTTTGCGAAGCTTATGGCGTGTGGCAACTAAAAGAAAAAAACGGTGTTTCAAAAATGGGAATCGTCCGTTCTACTTTCATTATTGATGGCGAAGGTAAACTGGTTTCCGTTGAATATGGCGTTAACCCAGAAGGCCATGCACAGGCCGTATTAGACAAGGTCAAGTAA
- a CDS encoding META domain-containing protein, with translation MTKGFVKLRLGIFKLFAGLLSLLAIVLLSACQLSPLSDSEAHSEASPVSNQSENSAKGLEKTLSSHLWQLTAFFGQNIQTTGNTNLRFSPQNKSVSGSAGCNRYFGSYTLQQNNLTFSQLGSTKMMCMDMTEEDAFFKRIGQVNHFQLKDHILTLFDRAMPLMQFTAQALPQKHQ, from the coding sequence ATGACTAAGGGTTTTGTAAAGTTGCGCCTAGGAATATTCAAACTATTTGCCGGACTGCTATCGCTATTAGCCATAGTGTTGCTATCGGCTTGCCAACTTTCCCCTTTAAGCGACTCTGAAGCCCATTCAGAAGCTTCACCTGTGTCTAATCAATCTGAAAATTCTGCCAAGGGTTTGGAAAAAACACTCTCTTCTCACTTGTGGCAATTAACCGCATTTTTTGGGCAAAATATTCAAACCACAGGCAATACGAATTTACGTTTTTCACCTCAAAACAAAAGTGTTTCTGGTTCTGCGGGTTGCAATCGTTATTTCGGCAGCTATACTCTACAGCAAAACAATTTAACCTTTTCTCAACTCGGTTCAACTAAGATGATGTGTATGGACATGACTGAAGAAGATGCCTTTTTCAAGCGTATCGGGCAGGTCAATCACTTTCAACTAAAAGATCACATCTTAACGTTGTTCGATAGAGCAATGCCTTTAATGCAATTTACCGCTCAGGCATTGCCTCAAAAACACCAATAA
- a CDS encoding YbaY family lipoprotein, with protein MFTVAKLISLASNKTRLISLAGLAFISLTLVGCQSDPAKPSDDTKTKTSQISGLDPNNVVIQGVVTYSENLFLLGNQTIVVKLEDVSRQDAPAKLIAEDKHQIKGQIPITFAVHYDKRKLKVGHRYNLRAQILDTETGAINWLSTQSYPYVPGITQNINIKVRSYNSQVRKASQFQTFTCGKDKLTVLLIGTKIQLSFQNRKWILEQVPSTNGTKYQAGSITFWMNGSNAVYMETGKPAKRCALQP; from the coding sequence ATGTTCACTGTAGCGAAATTGATATCGCTAGCATCAAACAAAACCCGCCTGATCTCACTGGCGGGATTGGCTTTTATCAGCCTCACATTAGTTGGTTGCCAGTCTGATCCTGCCAAACCTTCTGATGACACAAAAACCAAGACTTCGCAAATTTCGGGGTTAGACCCAAATAACGTTGTTATTCAAGGCGTAGTGACCTATTCGGAAAACTTGTTTTTACTCGGCAATCAAACAATCGTCGTCAAGCTGGAAGACGTTAGTCGACAAGATGCACCTGCAAAACTAATTGCTGAAGATAAACATCAAATCAAAGGTCAAATCCCAATCACTTTCGCGGTTCATTACGACAAACGAAAATTAAAGGTTGGTCATAGATATAATCTTCGTGCGCAAATATTGGATACCGAAACGGGTGCCATCAACTGGCTCTCAACGCAAAGCTATCCTTATGTACCGGGCATCACGCAAAACATCAATATCAAAGTACGTTCTTACAACTCACAAGTGCGTAAGGCTTCTCAGTTCCAAACCTTCACCTGCGGTAAAGACAAACTGACCGTATTGCTGATAGGCACAAAAATTCAACTCAGCTTTCAAAATAGAAAATGGATTTTGGAACAGGTTCCCTCCACCAACGGTACAAAATACCAAGCTGGAAGCATTACTTTTTGGATGAATGGCAGTAACGCGGTTTATATGGAAACTGGAAAACCCGCCAAACGCTGCGCCTTACAACCCTAG